From one Flavobacteriales bacterium genomic stretch:
- a CDS encoding Rpn family recombination-promoting nuclease/putative transposase: MSGFQEKFINPFTDFGFKRLFGEEPNKDLLLDFLNELLKENEGRIVELNYMKTEHLDSTQIDRKAIFDIYCENEKGEKFIVELQKAKQKFFKDRSVFYSTFPIREQAPKSEWDFELKSVYTIGILDFVFDNDGDTEEEKEKYLHEVQLV; encoded by the coding sequence ATGTCTGGTTTTCAAGAAAAATTCATCAATCCATTTACCGATTTTGGTTTCAAGAGATTGTTTGGTGAAGAGCCAAACAAAGATTTGTTATTGGATTTTCTGAATGAATTATTGAAGGAAAACGAAGGACGAATAGTGGAACTGAATTATATGAAGACTGAACATTTGGATTCTACCCAAATTGACAGAAAAGCCATTTTTGATATCTATTGTGAGAACGAAAAAGGAGAAAAATTTATTGTAGAACTTCAAAAGGCAAAACAAAAATTTTTCAAAGACCGAAGTGTTTTCTATTCTACTTTTCCAATAAGAGAGCAAGCTCCAAAATCTGAGTGGGATTTTGAACTAAAATCTGTTTACACTATCGGGATTCTCGATTTTGTATTTGACAATGATGGCGACACCGAGGAGGAAAAAGAAAAATACCTCCACGAAGTGCAGTTGGTG